A genomic window from Vigna radiata var. radiata cultivar VC1973A chromosome 2, Vradiata_ver6, whole genome shotgun sequence includes:
- the LOC111240539 gene encoding uncharacterized protein LOC111240539 → MIKRERVAILMMIMLGFVEILSIEAKLPCAVQCGIQCFGSEYFYPDCLKTCLQQCKKVPASAYNCITKCGVNKTVTVTIDGRGHVTDVVDSCLRNCPSLED, encoded by the exons ATGATAAAAAGGGAAAGAGTTGcaattttgatgatgattatgTTAGGTTTTGTGGAGATTCTAAGTATTGAGGCAAAACTCCCTTGTGCTGTACAATGTGGTATACAATGTTTTGGTTCAGAATACTTTTATCCTGACTGTTTGAAGACTTGTCTTCAACAATGCAAAAAGGTGCCTGCGAGTGCCTACAATTGTATTACAAAGTGTGGCGTCAACAAGACTGTCACTGTTACTATTG atGGTCGTGGTCATGTCACTGACGTCGTTGATTCTTGCTTGCGAAACTGTCCCAGCTTGGAAGACTAA